From Chryseobacterium sp. H1D6B, a single genomic window includes:
- a CDS encoding LLM class flavin-dependent oxidoreductase, whose protein sequence is MELGIGMFGDLAFDQTTGKYRDAGIKIREILEQVKLMDEVGIDVFAMGEHHRPDYAVSSPEIVLAAAASITKNIKLASGVTVLSSSEPVKVYEDFATLDLISDGRAEIFVGRGSFIESFPLYGYSLNDYEQLFDEKLELLLKINSEENVSWSGKLRAPMQNQTVYPRAKNEGKLSIWRAVGGTPQSVLSAAKLGMPLVVAIIGGMPVQFKDLIEFYKQEYAEAGHDISKMQIAVHSHTFVSDEQNVVDGYFNNYKSQMDRIGASRGWAPYTKMQYDGGRSKNGALFIGSASEVADKIAYMKEIFGITRFIGHMDVGDPAHDVMMKSIELFGEKVKPVIKNL, encoded by the coding sequence ATGGAATTAGGAATAGGAATGTTTGGTGATTTGGCTTTTGACCAGACAACTGGAAAATATAGAGATGCGGGAATTAAAATCCGTGAAATTCTTGAACAGGTAAAATTAATGGATGAGGTAGGAATTGATGTTTTCGCAATGGGAGAACACCACCGTCCGGATTATGCAGTTTCCTCACCTGAAATAGTTTTGGCAGCAGCGGCAAGTATCACAAAAAATATAAAGCTGGCGAGCGGTGTTACTGTTTTAAGTTCATCAGAACCCGTAAAAGTATATGAAGATTTCGCCACATTAGATTTAATCTCAGATGGAAGAGCGGAAATATTTGTAGGACGCGGAAGCTTCATTGAATCCTTTCCATTGTATGGATATTCTTTAAATGACTACGAACAGCTTTTTGACGAAAAATTAGAATTATTATTAAAAATAAATTCCGAAGAGAATGTGTCGTGGTCTGGAAAACTTCGGGCACCGATGCAGAACCAGACCGTTTATCCAAGAGCAAAAAATGAAGGTAAGCTTTCAATTTGGAGAGCTGTGGGCGGAACACCGCAGTCTGTTTTAAGTGCCGCTAAACTTGGAATGCCTTTAGTCGTTGCAATTATTGGAGGAATGCCGGTTCAGTTTAAAGACCTGATCGAATTCTACAAACAGGAATATGCAGAAGCAGGACATGATATATCTAAAATGCAGATCGCAGTTCATTCCCACACTTTTGTGAGTGATGAGCAAAATGTTGTAGACGGATATTTCAACAATTATAAGTCACAGATGGACAGAATTGGAGCATCAAGAGGATGGGCACCTTATACAAAAATGCAGTATGACGGAGGAAGAAGTAAAAACGGAGCATTATTTATTGGAAGTGCATCAGAAGTGGCAGATAAAATAGCTTATATGAAAGAGATCTTTGGGATCACAAGATTTATAGGGCATATGGACGTGGGAGATCCTGCTCATGATGTCATGATGAAGTCTATAGAATTATTTGGTGAAAAAGTGAAACCGGTCATTAAGAATTTATAA
- a CDS encoding PH domain-containing protein: protein MQQLPVTLHPSRLKQTALLIISILFVVSGFFLIEKGNLLIGISNTVFFGICTIVFMITLIPNSSYLQVTEKGIEMRSLFRSTHIPWEVIEGFTPKRVLVNKMVMINFNEYYLKSAKLNSKKGAIPDTYGISAEKLATLLTEYKAQVSQSHFM, encoded by the coding sequence ATGCAACAACTTCCGGTTACTTTACATCCCAGCAGGCTCAAGCAGACTGCCCTTTTAATAATCAGTATATTATTTGTAGTCTCCGGATTTTTTCTAATTGAAAAGGGAAATTTACTGATCGGTATTTCTAATACTGTATTTTTTGGAATCTGCACTATTGTTTTTATGATTACCCTGATTCCTAATTCTTCATATCTGCAGGTAACCGAAAAAGGAATCGAGATGAGATCACTGTTCAGGTCAACACATATTCCGTGGGAAGTCATTGAAGGATTTACTCCCAAAAGAGTTCTAGTGAACAAAATGGTCATGATTAATTTTAATGAATATTATTTAAAATCAGCCAAATTAAACTCTAAAAAAGGAGCAATTCCAGATACTTACGGCATATCAGCTGAAAAACTTGCCACATTATTAACTGAGTACAAAGCTCAAGTCAGCCAATCTCATTTCATGTGA
- a CDS encoding SMC family ATPase encodes MIPIQLTIEGLYSYQERQKIDFKNLTEAGLFGIFGSVGSGKSSILEAISFALYGETERLNMRDKRAYNMMNLKSNQSYIEFDFVNHENKLFRVARDFKRNSKKFDDVKPSAVTFYENINGKWVPLDHSNAEKIIGLSYSNFKRTIIIPQGQFKEFLELGAAERTNMMKEIFNLQRFDLQHNVSNLNVKNKSELDQLEGQLKGFEEVNEEQILAQKESLKGKQQILDEIKKAYQQITGKYQQLKNLKADFENLNQKKKSFEELNLQKPKIDSLEIQTALYERVFKAFNPLLVERNKLSAEITAKQKNKEDQIKSLQEIEITFNKIKEHLTALQPKFDALNQSKTEANDLDLILQMIQFSEDIKTLKERTKNGSDKVKEVQEKEKNIQKKIEDISKELEGLKRQKLDAGLLMNVGNWFVQKKNLTDTLQKQTKKLEDQKIQLDKISEELKPFEINIETFKEDFKSKTDRLEIQKKEFSKTKNHLEVQQQLSHFASELHDGESCPLCGSLEHPNILESHDLHSELTEIQEKITAVENDQQKIQNQLSEVEKILDRKKIFEGQWKSEQEVFNQIQTDIKNHYELFIWSEFKADNEAEFEQKRQHSSSIEKQIEQTDKTISLERENLERERIHLEKYKKALEEFKLDEAKKEEQINTNRSNLKVLDWSEYQVKIYTEVEEKHQKLIQSNLETEKNYQNLLNQEKEISPKLAEQKTIVSQLESRISELEKEISSNSRSLNQALSEHNFTALEEVQHILILEINVQETRNKIQQFRIQSATLKNGIEELSLKLKDFSFDEEQFLLAENQFKTIENDLKQANDSVVKITTEIERLEKEFKKKEELLKESAKLQKRSENLKIMTNLFKGAGFIQYVSSIYLRQLCDHANVRFHRMTRNQLSLQLNENNDFEIIDYLNEGRSRSVKTLSGGQSFQVSLSLALALAESVQANAKAEKNFFFIDEGFGTQDLESVNIVFETLMSLQKENRIVGIISHVEELKEKIPASLNITKDEERGSLIEIN; translated from the coding sequence ATGATTCCTATTCAATTAACTATCGAAGGCTTATATTCTTATCAGGAACGCCAGAAGATCGATTTCAAAAATCTTACGGAAGCAGGTTTATTCGGAATTTTCGGTTCTGTCGGTTCTGGAAAATCATCTATTCTCGAAGCGATATCATTTGCTCTTTACGGCGAAACGGAGCGTCTGAATATGCGTGATAAAAGAGCATATAACATGATGAATTTGAAATCAAACCAATCTTATATCGAGTTTGATTTCGTTAACCATGAAAATAAATTATTCCGTGTGGCGAGAGACTTTAAACGTAATTCAAAAAAATTTGACGACGTAAAACCATCTGCTGTTACTTTTTATGAAAATATAAATGGAAAATGGGTTCCTTTAGACCATTCTAATGCGGAAAAAATCATAGGCTTAAGTTATTCCAACTTTAAGCGCACAATCATTATTCCTCAAGGCCAGTTCAAAGAATTTTTGGAGCTGGGAGCTGCAGAGAGAACTAATATGATGAAGGAAATTTTCAATCTTCAGCGTTTTGATCTGCAGCATAATGTATCAAATTTAAATGTTAAAAATAAATCTGAACTCGACCAGCTGGAAGGACAATTAAAAGGTTTTGAAGAAGTAAATGAAGAACAGATTCTGGCTCAAAAAGAAAGCTTAAAGGGAAAACAGCAGATCCTTGATGAAATAAAAAAAGCATATCAGCAGATTACAGGAAAATATCAGCAGCTAAAAAATTTAAAAGCCGATTTTGAAAATTTAAATCAAAAGAAAAAGAGTTTTGAGGAATTAAATCTCCAAAAACCTAAAATCGATTCTTTAGAAATTCAGACAGCATTATATGAACGTGTTTTTAAAGCATTTAATCCCTTACTCGTCGAGAGAAATAAACTTTCAGCTGAAATTACAGCTAAGCAGAAAAATAAAGAAGACCAGATAAAATCTCTGCAGGAAATCGAAATTACATTTAATAAAATCAAAGAACATCTCACTGCTCTCCAGCCTAAATTCGATGCTTTAAATCAGTCTAAAACAGAAGCAAATGATTTAGACCTGATTTTACAGATGATCCAATTTTCAGAGGACATTAAAACTCTTAAAGAAAGAACAAAAAATGGATCTGATAAAGTAAAGGAAGTACAGGAAAAAGAGAAAAACATTCAGAAAAAAATTGAAGATATTTCTAAAGAACTGGAAGGCTTAAAACGTCAGAAGCTTGATGCCGGCTTATTGATGAATGTTGGAAATTGGTTTGTACAAAAGAAAAATCTGACTGATACCCTGCAAAAGCAAACAAAAAAACTGGAAGATCAAAAGATACAGCTTGATAAGATTTCAGAAGAATTAAAACCTTTTGAAATTAATATTGAAACTTTTAAAGAAGATTTTAAGTCAAAAACTGACAGGTTAGAAATTCAAAAAAAGGAATTTTCAAAAACAAAAAATCATCTAGAGGTCCAGCAGCAATTATCGCATTTCGCAAGTGAACTGCATGATGGAGAATCGTGCCCTCTGTGCGGTTCTTTGGAACATCCGAATATTCTAGAATCCCATGACCTCCACTCTGAATTAACTGAAATTCAGGAAAAAATAACCGCTGTCGAAAATGACCAGCAGAAAATTCAGAATCAGCTTTCGGAAGTTGAGAAAATTTTAGACCGGAAAAAAATCTTTGAAGGACAGTGGAAATCTGAACAGGAGGTATTTAATCAGATTCAGACAGATATTAAAAACCATTACGAGCTTTTTATCTGGTCTGAATTCAAAGCAGATAATGAAGCCGAATTTGAACAGAAAAGACAGCACTCATCTTCCATAGAAAAACAAATTGAGCAGACTGATAAAACCATTTCTTTGGAAAGAGAAAATCTTGAGAGAGAAAGAATTCACCTTGAAAAATATAAAAAGGCGCTGGAAGAATTCAAATTAGATGAAGCTAAAAAAGAAGAACAGATCAACACTAACCGCTCTAATTTAAAAGTTTTGGACTGGAGTGAGTATCAAGTAAAAATATACACTGAAGTAGAAGAAAAACACCAAAAATTAATCCAGTCTAATCTTGAAACTGAAAAAAATTACCAGAACCTACTTAATCAGGAAAAAGAAATCTCACCAAAATTAGCTGAACAAAAAACCATTGTCAGTCAGCTGGAAAGCCGAATCTCAGAGTTAGAAAAAGAAATATCCAGCAACAGCAGATCTTTGAACCAGGCTTTATCTGAACACAATTTCACTGCATTAGAAGAAGTACAGCATATTTTAATTCTTGAAATCAATGTTCAGGAAACGAGAAATAAAATCCAGCAGTTTAGAATCCAGTCGGCAACTTTAAAAAACGGGATCGAAGAATTGAGTTTAAAATTAAAAGATTTTTCTTTCGACGAAGAGCAGTTTTTATTAGCTGAAAATCAATTTAAGACTATTGAAAATGATTTAAAGCAGGCTAATGATTCTGTAGTAAAAATCACTACTGAAATTGAAAGACTGGAAAAAGAATTCAAGAAAAAAGAAGAGCTTTTAAAAGAATCTGCAAAACTTCAGAAGCGTTCTGAGAACTTAAAAATAATGACCAATCTGTTTAAAGGAGCTGGTTTTATACAGTACGTCTCGTCAATTTATCTGAGACAATTATGTGATCATGCGAATGTCCGTTTTCATAGAATGACCAGAAATCAGCTGAGCCTGCAGTTGAATGAAAATAATGATTTTGAAATCATCGATTATCTGAATGAAGGCCGGAGCCGGAGTGTAAAGACCCTTTCCGGAGGACAGTCATTTCAGGTTTCATTAAGTCTGGCATTGGCTTTAGCAGAAAGTGTACAGGCGAACGCAAAAGCAGAAAAGAATTTTTTCTTTATCGATGAAGGGTTCGGAACACAGGATCTTGAATCGGTAAATATTGTCTTTGAAACATTAATGAGTCTGCAGAAAGAAAACAGGATCGTCGGCATCATTTCGCATGTAGAAGAACTGAAAGAAAAAATCCCGGCTTCTCTGAATATTACAAAGGATGAAGAGCGCGGAAGCCTGATTGAAATAAATTAA
- a CDS encoding GIY-YIG nuclease family protein, with translation MKNSFVYIILCSDSTYYTGVTDNVYKRFEEHQTGKHFGSYTYKRRPLELLYYCEFTDITQAISFEKKIKKWSKAKKTALIEDRFDDLPNLAKKKFNK, from the coding sequence ATGAAAAATTCATTCGTTTACATAATACTTTGTTCAGACAGCACTTATTATACAGGAGTTACAGATAATGTTTACAAGCGTTTTGAAGAACATCAGACAGGAAAACATTTTGGTTCTTACACTTATAAAAGGAGACCTCTTGAGCTTCTTTATTACTGCGAATTTACAGACATTACACAAGCTATTAGTTTTGAAAAGAAAATAAAAAAATGGTCAAAAGCTAAAAAAACGGCTCTTATTGAAGATCGATTTGATGATCTTCCCAATCTTGCTAAAAAGAAATTCAACAAATAA
- a CDS encoding sensor histidine kinase: protein MKKIIYHIVLILLLLSIPVISSPDFDGTLSVFRSAPFQREFIRFILIVAFFYLNLMILLPKLFRRRKILEFTVCIAVSYAVVVFLPFFFVPNQQGNADHPPKEITMRIPPPSHRMSENPPPRAPGIHPNPEIMGAKKDNTLIKKVFTSILPFLFSFLSSLFIYRSNEQKEIERSKAKAELLNLKYQLQPHFLFNILNSIYSLALLKSDDAPNGILKLSNVMRYVVQESSKDLVELSKEIDYIKDYIALQLIRTDSSLDFSYSETGDPESSKIAPFLLINFVENAFKYGFNAEENSKISIEIIVQESTLHFKVFNNIVNKTAGDEYSLKIGLKNTEEHLNQMYPKKHILKINNNGNTFNVDLQINLS from the coding sequence GTGAAAAAAATAATTTACCATATCGTTCTTATTCTCCTGCTGCTTTCAATTCCTGTGATCTCTTCACCGGATTTTGACGGCACATTGTCGGTTTTCCGTTCTGCGCCTTTTCAAAGGGAGTTTATAAGATTCATTTTGATAGTTGCCTTTTTTTACCTGAATCTGATGATATTGCTTCCAAAACTATTCAGAAGAAGAAAGATATTGGAATTTACAGTTTGTATTGCTGTCAGTTATGCTGTTGTTGTATTTCTGCCTTTCTTTTTTGTTCCGAATCAGCAGGGAAACGCAGATCACCCTCCAAAGGAAATCACAATGCGAATTCCTCCTCCATCACACAGAATGTCAGAAAATCCTCCGCCGCGCGCCCCGGGAATTCATCCAAACCCAGAGATAATGGGGGCTAAAAAAGATAATACACTGATTAAAAAAGTCTTCACTTCTATTCTCCCATTTTTATTTTCATTTCTGAGTTCGCTTTTTATTTACAGATCCAATGAACAAAAGGAAATCGAAAGATCTAAAGCAAAGGCCGAATTATTAAATTTAAAATACCAGCTGCAGCCTCACTTTTTATTTAATATTTTGAATTCTATTTATTCCCTGGCTTTATTAAAATCTGATGATGCGCCGAATGGAATTTTAAAACTTTCCAATGTCATGCGGTATGTGGTACAGGAAAGCAGTAAAGATCTCGTTGAATTAAGCAAAGAAATTGACTACATAAAAGATTATATCGCACTGCAGCTGATCCGGACTGACAGCAGTTTAGATTTTTCTTATAGTGAAACCGGTGATCCCGAAAGCAGTAAAATAGCCCCTTTCCTATTAATTAACTTTGTTGAAAATGCCTTTAAATATGGTTTTAATGCTGAAGAAAATTCAAAAATCTCCATAGAGATCATCGTTCAGGAAAGTACGCTGCATTTCAAGGTTTTTAATAATATCGTTAATAAAACTGCCGGTGATGAATACAGTCTTAAAATTGGTTTAAAAAACACGGAAGAACATTTGAATCAAATGTATCCAAAAAAACATATCTTGAAAATAAATAACAACGGAAATACTTTTAATGTTGACCTGCAAATCAATTTAAGCTGA
- a CDS encoding exonuclease SbcCD subunit D: MKILHTADWHLGKRLDRFSRLEEQISIMDEIVQIADEQKADLIIIAGDLFDNFNPGTEAVELLYKTLKRLSLNGKRPVIAISGNHDSPNLIDAPDPLARECGIILIGHPKAKITPFELENFKISKTAEGFVELQLQNFNFPVRILHTPYANEVRLKEYLGENKEEALNKVLSENWKNLADEFCSENGVNLLTAHLYMNKKGALLLEEPDGEKPIKIGNAALIYSDIIPEQIQYTALGHLHSFQNIGTLEKPVVYSSSPLCYSFSEAGQTKYVTIIDAAPNKQVSFEKIALKNGKPLVRKTFDSVENTIHWLNENPNALVELTLESETFLKAEERKRIYQSHNGIVYLIPKVKNQDFDHAQLNEINLDKDIQALFQDYFKSKNGGQEANEDLMNLFNEILNP; encoded by the coding sequence ATGAAAATCCTGCATACAGCCGACTGGCATTTGGGGAAACGCCTGGACCGCTTTTCCCGTTTGGAAGAACAAATTTCCATCATGGACGAAATTGTTCAGATCGCTGATGAGCAAAAAGCAGATCTAATTATTATTGCAGGTGATCTGTTTGATAATTTTAATCCAGGAACTGAAGCTGTTGAATTGCTTTACAAAACATTAAAACGTTTATCGTTAAATGGAAAACGTCCTGTTATTGCTATTTCCGGCAATCATGATTCTCCGAATTTAATTGATGCACCAGATCCTTTAGCCCGTGAGTGCGGTATTATCTTGATTGGACACCCAAAAGCAAAAATTACTCCTTTTGAATTAGAAAATTTCAAGATTTCTAAGACAGCAGAAGGTTTTGTTGAATTACAGCTTCAAAACTTTAATTTTCCTGTACGGATCCTTCACACTCCTTATGCCAATGAGGTCAGGTTAAAAGAATATTTAGGTGAAAATAAAGAGGAGGCACTCAATAAAGTATTGTCTGAAAACTGGAAGAATCTTGCAGATGAATTTTGTAGTGAAAATGGTGTTAACCTTTTGACAGCTCATCTGTACATGAACAAAAAAGGAGCTCTTCTCCTTGAAGAACCAGATGGAGAGAAACCAATCAAAATCGGAAATGCAGCACTTATTTATTCTGATATCATTCCTGAACAGATCCAGTATACAGCTTTAGGACATCTTCACAGCTTTCAAAATATCGGAACTTTAGAAAAACCTGTTGTTTATTCATCATCTCCTTTATGCTACAGTTTCAGTGAGGCTGGACAGACTAAATATGTTACAATTATTGATGCAGCACCTAACAAGCAGGTGTCATTTGAAAAAATTGCATTGAAAAACGGAAAACCGCTTGTCAGAAAAACATTTGATTCAGTGGAAAACACCATTCATTGGTTAAATGAAAATCCAAATGCACTGGTTGAATTAACATTAGAAAGTGAAACATTTTTAAAAGCTGAAGAAAGAAAACGTATCTATCAATCTCATAACGGCATTGTTTATCTGATTCCGAAAGTTAAAAATCAGGATTTCGATCATGCCCAACTGAATGAAATTAATCTGGATAAAGACATTCAAGCTCTATTTCAGGATTATTTTAAATCTAAGAACGGCGGACAGGAAGCTAATGAAGATCTTATGAATTTGTTTAATGAAATTTTAAATCCGTAA
- a CDS encoding LytTR family DNA-binding domain-containing protein → MIRAVALDDEILALKIIENYAEKIENLSLEKVFNIQSDAQRYLNKYPVDLIFLDIEMPAKNGLDFYKNISQNTKVIFTTAYSEYAVDAFNINAVDYLLKPFSFERFKAAVEKVKVVSENDGAYSLSIRADYKLHKIHFNDIRLIEGLDDYIQIHLKNTAKITARSSMKSILEKLPAKDFIRVHRSYIVPVKDIKTIVNKNIHIEGFIIPIGETYKDDVMKIVNG, encoded by the coding sequence ATGATAAGAGCTGTTGCCCTGGATGATGAAATTCTCGCTCTTAAGATTATTGAGAATTATGCTGAAAAAATTGAAAATCTTTCCCTTGAAAAGGTCTTCAATATTCAAAGTGATGCCCAAAGGTATCTCAACAAATACCCTGTGGATCTTATTTTCTTAGATATCGAAATGCCTGCAAAAAACGGTTTAGATTTCTATAAAAATATTTCTCAAAATACAAAAGTGATTTTTACTACCGCGTATTCAGAATATGCGGTAGATGCATTTAATATCAATGCTGTGGATTATCTGCTGAAACCTTTTTCCTTTGAGAGATTCAAAGCGGCGGTAGAAAAAGTGAAGGTGGTTTCTGAAAATGATGGGGCTTACTCTCTTTCTATCCGGGCAGATTATAAGCTTCATAAGATTCATTTTAATGACATCCGGCTGATCGAAGGTCTGGATGATTACATTCAGATCCATCTGAAAAATACTGCAAAAATCACAGCACGCTCTTCTATGAAAAGTATCTTAGAAAAGCTTCCTGCAAAGGATTTCATCCGTGTCCACCGATCCTACATCGTTCCTGTAAAAGATATAAAGACTATTGTCAATAAAAATATTCACATTGAAGGTTTCATTATTCCTATCGGTGAAACTTATAAAGATGATGTGATGAAGATCGTGAATGGATAA
- a CDS encoding intradiol ring-cleavage dioxygenase: MKTIDRKGFLKTLGLAGVTAVAAPLLMHCSSDDDPVTSSESSSGSSSTGCSVTNSETEGPFPTKTPSSLVQSNIISDRTGVPFTMTLTIQNVNASCANLQGAIVDIWHCDKDGNYSEYGGTGMQPTNYTAVHFLRGRQTTNANGQVSFTSIFPGWYNGRATHIHVHVYNASGQSLLVTQIAFPEGSDSAVVLVGASSGYKGMSGYTYNANDNVFSDGTSNEMSTITGSVSAGYALTHTIKVSA, translated from the coding sequence ATGAAAACAATTGATAGAAAAGGCTTTCTAAAAACTTTAGGATTAGCGGGTGTAACGGCAGTAGCAGCACCTCTTTTAATGCACTGCAGCAGTGATGATGATCCTGTAACTTCTTCTGAATCCAGTTCAGGTTCTTCATCAACAGGCTGCTCTGTAACCAATTCTGAGACTGAAGGCCCTTTTCCTACAAAAACACCATCAAGCCTGGTACAAAGCAATATTATAAGTGACAGAACCGGGGTTCCGTTTACGATGACTTTAACCATACAAAATGTAAATGCCAGCTGTGCTAATTTACAGGGAGCTATTGTAGATATCTGGCACTGCGATAAAGACGGAAATTATTCAGAATACGGCGGGACAGGAATGCAGCCGACTAATTATACTGCTGTGCATTTTTTAAGAGGCAGACAGACAACTAACGCAAACGGCCAGGTAAGTTTCACGTCTATTTTCCCTGGATGGTACAACGGAAGAGCAACCCACATTCATGTTCATGTTTACAATGCATCGGGACAGTCGCTTTTGGTTACCCAAATTGCTTTTCCTGAAGGAAGTGATAGTGCGGTGGTATTGGTAGGTGCAAGTTCAGGCTACAAAGGCATGAGCGGCTACACTTACAACGCAAACGATAATGTATTCAGTGACGGAACTTCTAATGAGATGAGCACCATTACAGGAAGCGTAAGTGCAGGTTACGCATTGACACATACTATAAAAGTTTCGGCTTAA